The Tamandua tetradactyla isolate mTamTet1 chromosome 8, mTamTet1.pri, whole genome shotgun sequence genome includes a window with the following:
- the C8H11orf96 gene encoding uncharacterized protein C11orf96 homolog: MAAAKPGELMGICSSYQAVMPHFVCLADEFPQPVRPAKLSKGKGRLRRPRQSRFKTQPVTFDEIQEVEEEGVSPMEEEKAKKSFLQSLECLRRSTQSLSLQREQLSSCKLRNSLDSSDSDSAL; encoded by the coding sequence ATGGCGGCCGCCAAACCCGGCGAGCTGATGGGCATCTGCTCCAGCTACCAGGCGGTGATGCCGCACTTCGTGTGCCTGGCCGATGAGTTCCCGCAGCCCGTGCGGCCCGCCAAGCTGTCCAAGGGCAAGGGCCGGTTGCGGCGGCCGCGCCAGTCCCGCTTCAAGACACAGCCGGTGACCTTCGACGAGATCCAGGAGGTGGAGGAAGAAGGGGTGTCCCCCATGGAGGAGGAGAAGGCCAAGAAGTCGTTCCTGCAGAGCCTGGAGTGCCTGCGCCGCAGTACGCAGAGCCTGTCGCTGCAGAGGGAGCAGCTCAGCAGCTGCAAACTGAGGAACAGCCTGGACTCCAGCGACTCCG